A window of Chryseobacterium sp. IHB B 17019 genomic DNA:
ATAATAAATTTTTAAGAATATTGTTTGATTTCTATCCAAATTGGAAATGGTATGATTATTATAAAGATATATTATCTGTAGAAAAAATACAGGTTCTAAAAATTGCGAAAAAAACAGGATTGACAATTCCAGAAACATACATAACCAATAATCAACAAGCCTTACAAAATATTGGAAAAGACCTAATTACTAAGCCTATATATGAAGCGACAAGCTTTACAGCTGAAAAAGGTGGAATATTTGTCACTCATACAAAAAAAGTTTCAGACATAAAAACTACTGGGAAAAATTTTTCAAATTCTCTTTTTCAGGAAGAAATAAAAAAAAGATTTGAAATCAGAGTATTTTTCTTAGAGGGTAAATTTTATTCTATGGCAATTTTTTCAAATAAAAATAAGCATACAAAGGTTGATTTCAGGAATTATGATTTTAAACGACCTAATAGAAAAATCCCTTATCAACTTCCTCAAAAAATAGAAGATATGTTGAAAAAGTTGATGAATGAATTACATCTGACGATGGGTTCTATTGATTTGATTAAAAGCTATGATAATCAATATTATTTTTTAGAGGTCAATCCGGTAGGTCAATTTGGGATGGTGTCATATCCTTGTAATTATTTTATTGAAGAAGAGTTAGTATTACACTTAAAAAGTAAATTACATGCAGAATAATCATGAAACATTGTTAAAAAACAAATTAAAAAAAATCAACAGCAGTTTTATACTACTCGATTTAGGAAAACTAAAAGTAAAAAAAAATATTCTTGATAATAATGAAAATTTACAAATTAAAGGAAATAATAAGATAAAAAATTCTATTACATTTTCAAGAAAATTATATAAGCCCATTTCAAAATTATGATATATAAATTATTTAGTGATATTATTCTCTGCAAAGGTCATATAAGAACATTACTATTGGATACAACAAGAAATTTATATTACTATATACCCAATGACTTTGCTGATATTTTAGCCCATAGTAGCATCATAGATTTCGAATTATTAAAAAAAACACACCCAGAAAGCGTAAAAATACTTGATGATTATAAAAAATTTCTCTTAAAAGATGAATTAATTTTTGAAGTTTTGGACGAAGAAGAAGCTTCTCTATTTCCTAAAATCAATTTACAACATAAACAGCCGTTTGAAATAACTAATGCAATCATAGATATAGATGCTCAATCTAATCTTTCATATCTAGAAAAAATTGAATATGATTTTGAAAAGCTAAGAGTACAAAGTTTGCAAATGAGAATTTTCTATGTAAATGACATGAAAATCTTGATAAATTTTATAGATAAAATTTCAAAATCAGGAAATAACTTCTTGAAAGATATTCAAATTATCCTAGTGAAGAATGATTTCTTAAATTTTAATTGCTATAAACTTGCAAAAATATTATGCAATTATAACATTATCACACAAATAGATATTTATAATTTCCAAGCAACAATTGCAGATAAAATGTCTTCGGATAAGATTTTTTTACATAAAAAAAAGATTCATAATTGTAAAAGTTGCGGCGAAATAGCAGAAAATATGAGTCCAATTAATTTAAGAATAGTTTCTGAATCACACCATCACAACTCCTGTCTTCATAAAAAAATAGGCATTGATGCTGCCGGTAATATAAAAAATTGCCCTTCTATGCCTCAAAGTTTTGGGAATATAATGGATACAACTTTGGAAGAGGTTTTAGAACATAAAGATTTCAAAAAATATTGGAATCTCACCAAAGATAAAATAGAAGTTTGCAAAGATTGCGAGTTCCGGTATATTTGCACTGATTGCAGGGCTTATACTGAAAGAACTCATATCAATGAAAATAGTTTGGATATTTCTAAACCTTTGAAATGTGGCTATGACCCTTACTCAGGAGAATGGCAAGAATGGAGTAAAAATCCTCTAAAACAAAAAGCAATACAATACTATGAGCTGGAAAATATTATTTAAAACAATGTGCGTCCTTACAACATTAATTTTTAATCAGTCGATTGCCCAAAATTACAAAGTATATTATCGTATGAATTATAAAACAGATTCATTAGAGAAAGAGATTAAAAATAAAAATATGATCTTACTTATAAAAGATAATAAATCTAAATTTTATTCCCAGGATCAGTTTGAGAATGATTCCACAGTAATTGAAAATAGAAAGAAGGGAATTAAAAGCCAGATTAAATATGACTACGACTTTATGGTTATAAAGGATTTTAAAACAAAAAAAATATCAAAATTTACTGTGCTTCTACGGGATTTGTATAAATTGTCCGACAATATACCTACATTTCATTGGAATATAAATAGCGAAACAAAAAAAATAGCAGGCTATAATTGTCAAAAAGCAACTTTAAACTATTCCTGTCGGGACTGGGAAGTCTGGTTTACTACAGATATTGCAATACAGGAAGGACCTTCTCTCTTCAATGGATTACCAGGATTAATCATATATATGAAAGATATGAAAGATAATTATGAATTCAGTTTCACAGGAATAAAAAAAAATGAAATTACAGATATAAATTATTTTTCTATAACCTTCCTGGAAGTAACAAAAAAACAACTTGCAAAAGTTCTTATTGACCATTACAATGACCCATATCGGGAAATGAAAGCAGGAAATATAAAAGTTCTCTGGCAAGATGAGAATGGTAAACAATTTAAACCTGATTATAATGAGCTTACGAAAAGTGAACAGAAGCACATGAAGAACAACAACAATCCCATAGAATTATCTGAAGCCACCAAGTATCCATAATTAATATAAATCACATAAAATTGAAAAACCATTTGTTTTTTTCAAACATCTGCGTATTTTAGTTAAAAATATTAATATGCTATTGGACAAACTCATCAATTACCTTAAACTCGACAAACAGGAGTTTCTCTTTCAGTTCAATTCACATCCCAATTACCCGTCTGCGCTGGCTTTTAGCGATACATTAAACTTTATGGGTGTAAGGAATGACGCCTACGAACTGGATAAAGAATATTGGGATGAATTGCCGGAAGAATTTATTGCCATTGTAGACAATACTTTCTCTTTAGTGAAAAAAACAGGAAATAATTACTCAATATATTCAGATAAAGCGAAAACTTTAAACAAAGAAGAACTTCATAAAAAAGCAACTGATTTTGTCTTACTTTTTGAAAAGGAAAATGTTGAAAACAAGTCGGTAACCAGTTACAAACCTTTTATTTATGCCATATTTGCTATTATAGCAATTTACACTCTTCTGAATCAGACCTGGTATGAGGGGGCCTTCAATATCCTTTCTATGATCGGGGTTTATATTTCATTGGAAATTTTTAATCAGAAATTTGGTAATACTTCGACGGTTATCGGAAGTATCTGTGGTGGGGATTCTGCAACAAGTCAAACTGTGAACTCCTGTAATAAAATCATCGATCAGGACAAAACGAGTATTTTAGGATTGAAATTCTCTGATTTTTCATTAATATATTTCATTGGTATTACTGTTCTTGGTTTATTTTTACCAGCAACATCTTTCATCATTAAAGGTTTTACTCTTGCATCGGTAATTGCAATTGGATACTCACTTTATATTCAGGGATTTGTAGAAAAGGCTTTCTGCAGAGTCTGCCTTTTGATTATTTCAGTTTTGATTGCCCAGCTGATCATCAGTATCTTTTTGTTTGATAATACCTATTTTGATTTAACAACTTCTTTGTTGAGTCTTATCCTTTGGGTAGTTTCTTTCTCATTGATTTTATATTTAAATAATACACTTAATGAAAAAGAAAATTTACAAAAATCAAATGCTAAAAATTTAAGATTTAAAAGAAATTATGAGCTATTCAAAAGAGAACTTTTAGAAAAAGAAAAAATCACGTTTACAGATAACGAAACTTTTTCTGTAGGCAGTAAAGAAGCCAGGTTAAAAATATCAATCATATCAAATCCTTATTGTGGATTTTGTAAAGACGCTCACAAGATTATGGAAAATTTATTGGTGAAATACCCCAATGACATTTCTGTACAAATGAGATTCAATTATTCTTCGGAAAAACAGAACGAAAAATTCACCGGTCTCATTTCAGATTTCATGTATATTTACAAAAACAAAACGGAAAAGGAATTCCTTAATATCGTTGAATATTGGTTTGAAACCAAAGATGAAGATAAAATAAGACAAAAAACCGCTGCCGCATCAACTCATGAAAACTTAGAACCTCTGATTAATATGTCCATAGAAAACAGAGATGCCGGACTGAATTTTACTCCAATTATCTTAATCAACGGGTATCAGTTTCCGGAAAAATATGACCGCGAAGATATTTATTACTTCATTGATGAGTTGACAGAAGATGAAGAAATAATATAAAAATTAAATTAAATAAAAATACTTATTTTTAGACTTAAAATCAGAAAGAACTGTCGTCACAATGACGACAATTTATTTAAAATACAAATTGATAAACTTGAAATCCTTTCCATTTTACCGCCAGCCCGATTCCAAAGACTGTGGTCCTACCTGCCTCCGTATTGTAAGTAAACATTACGGGAAGAGCATCTCCCTGCAGCAGATTCGTAACCTTTCCGAGACCACGCGTGAGGGAAGTAGCCTTTTGGGACTCAGTGATGCTGCTGAAGATTTAGGATATCGTTCACTGGGGGTACAGATCAATTTTGAGACTCTAGCCGAGGAAGTTCCTTTTCCATGTATCGTTCACTGGAACAAAAATCACTTTGTCGTAGTTTATAAAATCGACAAAAATAATAAAGTCTATATTTCAGATCCAAGTTATGGGCTCATTACCTATACACGGGATGAATTCATCAAGCTTTGGATCGGGGAAAATGCCAACGAAAAAACTGAAGAAGGCATTGTTTTAATCTTAGAAACAACACCTGCTTTCTTTCAAACCGAATTTGATGATAAAGAAAGTAAGGCCAGTTTTTCCTTCCTTTCAAAATATCTGTTAAAATATAAATCACTTGTTGTCCAGCTTGCTGTTGGGCTTTTAGCAGGAAGTTTACTCTCCCTTATCTTTCCTTTCCTTACCCAAAGTATTGTCGATGTCGGGATTCAGAATCAGGATCTTAATTTTATTTATCTTGTTCTTTTGGCCCAGATCATGCTTTTCATTGGGAGAATGGGAATCGAGGTGATCCGTAGCTGGATTTTACTTCACCTTTCTGCAAGGATTAATATTTCCATTATTTCCGATTTCTTTATTAAATTAATGAAGCTTCCCATCAGCTTTTTTGATACCAGGATGACCGGAGATATCATGCAGAGAATCAACGACCACCACAGAATCGAGCAGCTTCTGACCAGCTCTTCCCTGAATACCCTGTTTTCATTGGTCAACCTGATTATTTTCAGCATCGTTCTATTATTCTATGATTACAGGCTGTTTATCGTTTACCTTGTTGGGGCTGTTGCCTACATCGGGTGGATCAGTTTTTTCCTTGGCAAAAGAAAAGAGCTGGATTACAAAAGATTTTCCCAGGTTTCCCAGGAACAGAGCAAAGTAATAGAGCTGATCAACGGAATGCAGGAAATCAAAATGCATAATGCCGAAAAACAAAAACGATGGGATTGGGAGTTTTTACAAGTTAAATTATTTAAAATAAGAATAAAATCTCTGTCTCTTGAACAGTGGCAATCCGTTGGAGGGAATTTTATCAACCAAATGAAGGATATTTTGGTAAGTTTTCTCTCTGCGAAGCTTGTTTTAAGTGGAAATTTAACGCTGGGTATGATGCTTTCTGTACAGTATATCATCGGACAGCTCAACAGCCCACTACTTCAGTTAATTGATTTTATTAAACAAACCCAGGACGCTAAAATCTCCCTGGAAAGGCTCGGTGAGATCCATGATAAAGACGATGAGGAAAGTAAAGACGAACAATATGCCCACGATATTCCACAAAAAGATATCGAAATAGAAAACCTTTCCTTCAGGTATATTGGTTCAGATCAATTTGTTTTTGAAAATTTAAATCTAACGATTCCGTATCAGAAAACCACCGCCATCGTAGGAGCCAGCGGAAGTGGAAAGACTACTCTTTTAAAATTATTAATGAAATTTTATGAGCCCACACAAGGAGAGATAAAACTTGGAAATACCAAACTTAAAAATATTTCTCCAAGATTCTGGCGGGATCATTGCGGGGTAGTGATGCAGGAAGGCTATGTTTTTAATGATTCCATTGCCAATAATATTGCTGTGGGAGAAGATTATGTCGACAAGCAAAAATTAAGAAGAGCCGTAGAAATCGCCAATATCAAAGACTTTATTGAAGAACTTCCTTTAAGCTACAATACCAAAATCGGGAATGAAGGTCTGGGAGTGAGTGGTGGACAAAAGCAGCGGCTTTTTATTGCCAGAGCGGTTTACAAATCCCCGGAATACATTTTCTTTGATGAAGCCACTTCCGCCCTTGATGCCAATAACGAAAAAGTCATCATGGAAAATCTCGAACAATTCTTTAAAGGAAAAACAGCCATTGTCATTGCTCACAGGCTTTCAACAGTGAAGCATGCCGATAAAATCATAGTACTGGACAAAGGAAAAGTGGTAGAAGAAGGAAGCCACACCGAACTGGTTTCTTTAAGAGGTGAATATTACCGCTTGGTAAAAAATCAACTGGAACTGGGAAATTGATAAATATTTTTATTAAATTTAAATAACCAACTCAAAATCTTATAGTTATGAAAAATTTAAGAAAAATCGAAAGACAAAATTTAAAAGAAGTTCATGGTGCAGGCCCGATTCCTGTATTTCCATGCAATTGCTTCTGCTACATCGGCACCGTTAAACAATGGAATGCATGCAACCGCTACTGCCCGGATGGCGCAATTCCGGGAGTTGAGGTCGGCAATAATCCGAAGTGTGATTATACATTGCCGTTGTAAAGATTCAAGAAACAAACTCAATAATCTTTGATGATTATTGTGAATATCCAGCCAGTCGGGGTTTAAAAAAGCCCTGACTGGTTTATGAAAAGATAACGATACATAATGAAAGAAAAAGACATTTTAGATACTATTGAGCTTCGCTCGGAAAGCGTTCAGGATATCCTTACACAGCCTCCTCACTGGATGATCCGTTGGGGAAACACCATTATTTTGATCATTCTAGTCCTTATTATGATCATGAGCTATATTATTAAATATCCAGAGTTTATCCCCGCTCCTATTATGGTGACCTCTCAAAATCCACCAGAAAAACTGGAAGCGCGAACCAATGCTAAAATCGAAAAAATTTTCATTAAAAATCAGCAACAGGTTCATAAAAATGAAGTTTTGATGGTTATGCAGTCCACTGCTAATTATAAGGATGTTTTAGCACTAAAAAAACTCATAGATTCCGTATCCCCAAATCAATTGGCGTCTTTTCCTCTTCACGAAACTTCACATTTTAAACTCGGTGAGCTGCAAAGTGATTATAATAATTTTGCCAAAGCTTTTCAGGATGAAGCTTTATTTACAAGGCTCCAGCCTTATGCCCCGGAAAATCTAGCCGCTAATCAAAGCCTTTCTGAATATCGGGTGAGAATTGCAACCCTTAAACAACAGAAAAGCCTCGAACAGGCAAAATATGAGCTTACAAAAAAAAATTTCCAGCGTTCTCAGGAATTGTTTAATCAGGGTGTAATTGCCCAGGTAGAACTGGAAAATGAAAAAATAAAATATCTCCAGGCTCAACAGAATTTAGAAAATATTACCATCTCCCTCTCTCAGATCGAAGAAGGAATCTCTAATCTCAATAAAACAAAAAGCGGAACCGCTATTAACACCGAAAAGGACAAAATTACTTACTCTTCGCAGACCTTGCAGCTGTTTGAGCAGCTAAGAAAA
This region includes:
- the gwsG gene encoding grasp-with-spasm system ATP-grasp peptide maturase gives rise to the protein MSNILVISKSFFDETTNDICCWFDFHKIPYVRLNIDQINNPKLYDVFIDFQSEKIIITDILLNLKVNLDEIEIVWCRRFIDQSSESITKIGGIIDHNAVTLSKFIFAENNKFLRILFDFYPNWKWYDYYKDILSVEKIQVLKIAKKTGLTIPETYITNNQQALQNIGKDLITKPIYEATSFTAEKGGIFVTHTKKVSDIKTTGKNFSNSLFQEEIKKRFEIRVFFLEGKFYSMAIFSNKNKHTKVDFRNYDFKRPNRKIPYQLPQKIEDMLKKLMNELHLTMGSIDLIKSYDNQYYFLEVNPVGQFGMVSYPCNYFIEEELVLHLKSKLHAE
- the gwsS gene encoding grasp-with-spasm system SPASM domain peptide maturase, giving the protein MIYKLFSDIILCKGHIRTLLLDTTRNLYYYIPNDFADILAHSSIIDFELLKKTHPESVKILDDYKKFLLKDELIFEVLDEEEASLFPKINLQHKQPFEITNAIIDIDAQSNLSYLEKIEYDFEKLRVQSLQMRIFYVNDMKILINFIDKISKSGNNFLKDIQIILVKNDFLNFNCYKLAKILCNYNIITQIDIYNFQATIADKMSSDKIFLHKKKIHNCKSCGEIAENMSPINLRIVSESHHHNSCLHKKIGIDAAGNIKNCPSMPQSFGNIMDTTLEEVLEHKDFKKYWNLTKDKIEVCKDCEFRYICTDCRAYTERTHINENSLDISKPLKCGYDPYSGEWQEWSKNPLKQKAIQYYELENII
- a CDS encoding GLPGLI family protein; translation: MCVLTTLIFNQSIAQNYKVYYRMNYKTDSLEKEIKNKNMILLIKDNKSKFYSQDQFENDSTVIENRKKGIKSQIKYDYDFMVIKDFKTKKISKFTVLLRDLYKLSDNIPTFHWNINSETKKIAGYNCQKATLNYSCRDWEVWFTTDIAIQEGPSLFNGLPGLIIYMKDMKDNYEFSFTGIKKNEITDINYFSITFLEVTKKQLAKVLIDHYNDPYREMKAGNIKVLWQDENGKQFKPDYNELTKSEQKHMKNNNNPIELSEATKYP
- a CDS encoding vitamin K epoxide reductase family protein, encoding MLLDKLINYLKLDKQEFLFQFNSHPNYPSALAFSDTLNFMGVRNDAYELDKEYWDELPEEFIAIVDNTFSLVKKTGNNYSIYSDKAKTLNKEELHKKATDFVLLFEKENVENKSVTSYKPFIYAIFAIIAIYTLLNQTWYEGAFNILSMIGVYISLEIFNQKFGNTSTVIGSICGGDSATSQTVNSCNKIIDQDKTSILGLKFSDFSLIYFIGITVLGLFLPATSFIIKGFTLASVIAIGYSLYIQGFVEKAFCRVCLLIISVLIAQLIISIFLFDNTYFDLTTSLLSLILWVVSFSLILYLNNTLNEKENLQKSNAKNLRFKRNYELFKRELLEKEKITFTDNETFSVGSKEARLKISIISNPYCGFCKDAHKIMENLLVKYPNDISVQMRFNYSSEKQNEKFTGLISDFMYIYKNKTEKEFLNIVEYWFETKDEDKIRQKTAAASTHENLEPLINMSIENRDAGLNFTPIILINGYQFPEKYDREDIYYFIDELTEDEEII
- a CDS encoding peptidase domain-containing ABC transporter; this translates as MKSFPFYRQPDSKDCGPTCLRIVSKHYGKSISLQQIRNLSETTREGSSLLGLSDAAEDLGYRSLGVQINFETLAEEVPFPCIVHWNKNHFVVVYKIDKNNKVYISDPSYGLITYTRDEFIKLWIGENANEKTEEGIVLILETTPAFFQTEFDDKESKASFSFLSKYLLKYKSLVVQLAVGLLAGSLLSLIFPFLTQSIVDVGIQNQDLNFIYLVLLAQIMLFIGRMGIEVIRSWILLHLSARINISIISDFFIKLMKLPISFFDTRMTGDIMQRINDHHRIEQLLTSSSLNTLFSLVNLIIFSIVLLFYDYRLFIVYLVGAVAYIGWISFFLGKRKELDYKRFSQVSQEQSKVIELINGMQEIKMHNAEKQKRWDWEFLQVKLFKIRIKSLSLEQWQSVGGNFINQMKDILVSFLSAKLVLSGNLTLGMMLSVQYIIGQLNSPLLQLIDFIKQTQDAKISLERLGEIHDKDDEESKDEQYAHDIPQKDIEIENLSFRYIGSDQFVFENLNLTIPYQKTTAIVGASGSGKTTLLKLLMKFYEPTQGEIKLGNTKLKNISPRFWRDHCGVVMQEGYVFNDSIANNIAVGEDYVDKQKLRRAVEIANIKDFIEELPLSYNTKIGNEGLGVSGGQKQRLFIARAVYKSPEYIFFDEATSALDANNEKVIMENLEQFFKGKTAIVIAHRLSTVKHADKIIVLDKGKVVEEGSHTELVSLRGEYYRLVKNQLELGN
- a CDS encoding bacteriocin-like protein, whose amino-acid sequence is MKNLRKIERQNLKEVHGAGPIPVFPCNCFCYIGTVKQWNACNRYCPDGAIPGVEVGNNPKCDYTLPL
- a CDS encoding HlyD family secretion protein translates to MKEKDILDTIELRSESVQDILTQPPHWMIRWGNTIILIILVLIMIMSYIIKYPEFIPAPIMVTSQNPPEKLEARTNAKIEKIFIKNQQQVHKNEVLMVMQSTANYKDVLALKKLIDSVSPNQLASFPLHETSHFKLGELQSDYNNFAKAFQDEALFTRLQPYAPENLAANQSLSEYRVRIATLKQQKSLEQAKYELTKKNFQRSQELFNQGVIAQVELENEKIKYLQAQQNLENITISLSQIEEGISNLNKTKSGTAINTEKDKITYSSQTLQLFEQLRKSLKDWEQNYLIISNTEGVASFQQFFGENQFIKAGDAILSILPKNKESLVGRMSVPAVNSGKITPGEKVLIKLDNYRYQEYGIVEGKVQNISLTPDDKGNYYVDVVLPKGLKTTYNKQLPFDKELKGNAEIVTQDLRLIERFFYQMRKLLGYQS